One window of Triticum dicoccoides isolate Atlit2015 ecotype Zavitan chromosome 5A, WEW_v2.0, whole genome shotgun sequence genomic DNA carries:
- the LOC119299665 gene encoding uncharacterized protein LOC119299665, with product MAEQARADFATKLSLRKFMATAQRVTLDQRQLARSMGLDHLLDLKCDTLPRGVVHYLASNFDVPSRAIELPNGFKFTITPYCIHQVLGIPLGGRTIEKKQNPALRSLIAQQKKCKGNYPTINELDNLIQPGLDGDSFKRIFTMYALTVLLCPSSHGAASPDYYHILEDPEQIGSFDFCTAVLDKLVASIDSYKAGATTVLGGDLLTLTIIYFEFLDTDIMPVTSKRPRISVWTSEIVAEYERRDCTSSDKLLYGRLPTKRVSETPFGQINRQPKVTLGASYDELLQFTLSIVPEENHQMVLDELPKIMHSMQSELFDSMQNRLRRFLVVATPACK from the exons ATGGCTGAGCAGGCAAGAGCA GATTTTGCAACAAAGCTCTCACTACGGAAATTCATGGCGACGGCGCAGCGTGTAACTCTAGATCAAAGGCAGCTTGCCCGTAGCATGGGCCTGGATCATCTGCTTGACCTAAAATGTGATACTCTGCCGCGCGGTGTCGTTCATTATCTGGCATCAAACTTTGATGTACCCTCAAGGGCTATTGAACTCCCCAATGGGTTCAAGTTCACAATCACACCCTACTGCATACACCAGGTCCTGGGGATACCACTTGGCGGCAGAACCATAGAGAAGAAGCAAAACCCAGCACTTAGATCACTGATTGCTCAACAGAAAAAATGCAAAGGAAACTACCCAACCATAAACGAGCTGGATAACTTGATACAACCTGGGCTAGATGGAGATTCATTCAAAAGGATTTTCACAATGTATGCGCTCACCGTGCTCCTCTGCCCTTCAAGCCATGGGGCTGCTAGTCCAGATTACTACCACATTCTGGAAGACCCTGAACAGATtggctcattcgacttctgcacggcTGTCCTTGACAAGCTTGTGGCGTCAATTGATAGCTACAAGGCTGGAGCCACAACGGTGCTCGGCGGGGATCTCTTAACACTCACG ATCATATACTTTGAATTTCTTGACACCGACATCATGCCGGTCACAAGCAAGCGGCCACGGATTTCAGTTTGGACGTCTGAAATTGTAGCAGAATATGAAAGGCGGGACTGCACAAGCAGCGATAAATTGCTTTACGGCAGGCTCCCG ACAAAGCGTGTCTCGGAAACACCCTTCGGTCAAATCAACAGACAGCCAAAAGTCACACTAGGTGCCTCGTATGATGAACTCCTGCAGTTCACCCTCTCAATTGTTCCAGAGGAAAACCACCAGATG gttTTAGACGAGCTTCCAAAGATTATGCATAGCATGCAGAGCGAGCTTTTTGATTCAATGCAAAAT AGGCTCCGACGGTTCCTTGTGGTAGCCACTCCAGCTTGCAAATGA